TGAACAGCTTGAAATTTTGCAAAAAGTTCATGCTGGTCGATCTGCCATGAACCTCATTTCGCAAAccccaaaccagccaaaattcatcatgaactttagcttgtgagctggttcatacCCACCAACTTCTAAATTAAAGTGTATGTGGGGAAACTGTAGGATTCTTCCTatgttactttttttttaatattgcagAACCATATTTCTTGAATGCAGCATACTGACAAATGTCATTTCTGATTCACACATACTTGTTTAAAGGAATTTAGGTGGTAGCCTGGGAAGGGCCAtgcctcagtggcagaacatttgATAGGCATACAGAAGATCCCTAGTTCATCCCCTGGAACCTGCAGCTAAATCACCAAGGAGCAAGCAGGTGACGCTTCAAGGTGAAGCAGGGAGCAAGCAAGGACCACCCATAGCTTAGTGATGGAGCACATGCCTTGAATgccaagtagattttcctgcctattctgcacacaacagataatgcactttcaatgcactttagaagaagatttccctgttctgcacaggaaaatccagctgccaaagcacactgaaattgcagaatgagcccaggagAGCAACTTCCACTCACAACAGCCCATAAGAGCACCTCTAGTACCAGAAGCGACCTGGCCAACCCCCAAACTCCTTCCAAAGCTCAGTGTTGTGCTTTACCCAAGCGCAGAACAGGCTCATACTCACTCCAGAAGATGTGGATTCTCCAAATATAGATGGTGATCTGGATGGTTTGACAGGCCATGGCGTAGGCAGTGAGGACATGGCCCAGAGCAGCCTGTTGACCTTTGAACATGCAGAAGTCATAGACACAGTCAAGGAAAAACATTTCCGGGTCAATTTTGCCATGGCACTCCCTAAAGGGGCCGCTCTTGTCCACAAGGAGTCCGCATTGTGTGCTGATGACTCTCTGGCGCTGGGCAAGGGCTTCCAAGCCTGGACACACCTTGAGGTTTGCTTCTCCACATCCCCGAGATTCTGCTACCTTCCATTGCTGACCCAAGACTATTGTAGGTGAAGTTTCTCCACCATTCTTTGGGCTCAAGTCATCTTGTTTGTCTCCATTGAAGTTGCCACAGAGACCACTAAGAGCACCTGCGTAGGACCTGGGCACTGTGACTGTGAGATGGCTTTGCCAGTCAAAGGTGACCTTGAGACCAAAATCTGTATGGATCACCATATTCCAGCCCTTTCTGTAGACAAGTATCTGGTCCAAGCCCAGCCTGTAGGGTAAATGGGTCAGCAAGCCATTTACCTAGAAGCAGAGAGAAAAAGCAGGAGTGAGGAACTTTCTGTCTGAAATTTGGGTATGCAAAAATTAAAATTGAGTTCAATTCAAGCCCAGTACAAATTggacaagttattacaacactcaggaaaatggaacccccagggcttaacagagatatcaggTTTTTATCTCATGACATATTATTTGATTAAACTGCGTTGGTCTTCaatgtgccactgggctcaaacttagttctcacaaCTGTTCATtaactcttttattatctatatatgctaatttgctgctattcacaagtCTTATTAACTGCTTAAATCCAGTCTTAGCTATACTTATCACTCAGTTACTTATGAATCTTAACTCTAATTAGCCCTACCTGACAactaatccccccctccccatacacacacacacatgtagcaGTTTAGGAAGTCTTGTTTCAATGTATCTAAGGACGTGTGCAAGCCCACAAAAGTttatagccagaattaaactttgtgaatcttaaaggtgccactagattcaaaccTTGGGATATGTGAGGAAATACACAGAGAAGCGAAGCAGATTGTAATCATGGGGATTAGCCAGGGCAgcttttctcaccttttttactgttgagaaacccctgaaacagtcttcaggattggagaaacccccaaagtggtgtgatcatgcagaatatggttgggatgcacagccgtggacatgcccacccaaggccccaccccctccaagtccatcactggccattttgggagtggcggcaGGTCAACACGAGtcgtcaacctggggtcctccagatgtccatggactacaattcccatgagcccctgccagcaaacgctggcaggggctcatgggaattgtagtccatggacatctggaggaccacaggttgactacccccgaacatgaccatatatggccacatcacccgataaatgtttaacaaatttgaaaaaatatattaaaaaattaattaactcccacccatccaggaaaacccttcaaagcctgtctagaaaccccaaggtttcatggaaccctggttgagcaagcctgACCTAGGGCCATGAGTATCGCAGCACTCAGAGGGGAGCTTAGAAAAAGGCATAAGAGAAATTCTTCCAAGCACTGAATCCTTTTTCACACCTTCTCACTGAAATGCTTGCGCAGAAGTGAatgtggagggggggcagagactGTGGCAACTGTGATTATTGGCAGGCACTGGTGGTGAAGGCATGGCAAAAGACTGGTCTTCTTCTCAAAATAGCCCTCCGGTCCCTGTTTAGGTTGCCATAGTAACCAACTATCTATGACTTCTCTCTGTTCCCACAGGCAGTTCTTTAGAAGCAGGGATGTGCTTGAGAGGCTATATGTGAGCATCCGAGAGGCCAATTCCcctttaaatggggggggggggatacaaccGAGGACATTTTCATTCCAGGCCGATGCTACTATGAACCAGTCGCACTCAGAGGGATGTCATCAGAAAAGGCTGTACAGGCAGGTGGGCCAGCTGACACTCACCTTGATTCTTCCCCGATACGCCCAGCTGAGGGTCATCTCCATCCCGTAGACTTGAACCTTGACCAGTTTGTTGAGGGACAGGGACCAGCCCCCTTGGCGTGAGTTCTGGACCAGGACCTGGAAGTCTGTCAGCTCCTGGCTCTTGGTGCTCAGTCCAGCGAACTGGTAGAGACAGGTGCCCTGGAAGTTAAACCTCTGGCCGTCAAAAGTGTGGTAATGGGAGTAGCCAATGGCAGCACAGGTGCCGTAGCCAGTTGGGTAGCAGTTCTGGATGCCTTTCTCGACCCGGCACTGCTCCCCGCTCTTGCAGCTCGCTTTCCGGCAGGTCACTTGTCTGGTTTGTGGGTCACAAATGCAGCGCTTGGTGCAGGTTCCATCTCCCCAGAACTCCTTGGAGGCAAAGAGTTTCCCTTCGAAGACACACCCACAGGCAGCCTGGGGGATGCATTTCCCAGCGTCCAGCACGAAGCCCTCATTGCACTGGCAGGTCTCAACGCAAGGCAGTGAGGAACATTTGCTGGGAGCAGCTCGGTCGTTGCAGGTGGTGGGACACGCAGAGCCGCAGAGCTTGTAGCTGCTGTTCTCAGGGCAGGACGGAACTGTggaaagtttaaaaagaaaagaaaaaagagcatgGGGACATTGGTGTCTTTCTAAGGGCTTCTCTTAAGAACGTacaaagaagagccctgccagattgGAGCAGTAgtctatctagcccagcatcctgtcccacacggTGGCccaccaggttctccagatggtCAACAAGAGGCCCACCCAATTCCTTGCTCAGGGATTCAGAGGTCCAATGCCTCTGAATACAGAGGTTCCCCTTGGTCATTACGGCTGGATAAGAACATGTGCTCCCACTCCTGCTTCGAGCAGTGATGATCGGACAGGAAGCGCATCTCAGCAGGTGTCATTCCTGTTGAAGCTTAGGGGCTACCAATTATTTGCAACCTCAGAGATAAAAGGCAGCAATCTGACTTGGGGGAAATCTTGCGTTATTAAACTGCCTGCCTGAAgttatttacttttatttttatttatgttgcaaTTTATGTCCCGCTGGattgcagcagttcacaataacctccccaataaaaatataatattaacccattaaaacatccattaaaaacccctatGGCAGCGACAAATCAGTCTCATGGCACTAACTGAAAGCTAAAAACCAGTCACAGGGGGAGCCCTGAGCACCAACCCCTTGCCCACAAGGATGGCCGGCTAGTGGGGGTATCCAGTCttgcacatcatcatcatcatcatcatcatcatcatcatcatcatcatcatcatcatttattagatttattactcacTTTTCCCTGAAGGCTTGAGGCGAATTACAACATTTAAACCCCCCAATATAAACCCAtacaaaaaaaataacaattcacATATATTCTACCCATAATAGAATAAGATGTGGTGGAAAAGAACACAACCCTTATCTAGACTACCCCTAGATGACCCaattctagaggggagggagacagagggcgCTGTTGGCATTTGCTTCTGCTACTTAGTTTATTCCAGTAGGgcggggccctgatcttccttacggcccagcctcaacctggcggaagagctctgttttacaggccctgcggaacgcggaacgctcccgcagggcccacatctactcagggagctccttccaccaggtcggggtcaggaccaaaaaggccctggccctggtcaaggccaggcatgcctctctagggccggggatgaccaataaATTTGTacttgcagagtgtaaggccTCTCATCCAGAgggtatcagatcttcctgggctggcctcaaccacagacctggtggaatagctccatcttacaggccctgcggaaaaccgaaagctcccgcagggccctcagctcatctgggaactcattccaccatgtcggggccaggatcgaaaaagccctggccctggtagaggccattCATGCTGCTTAACTTGCCTGATTTTTTAATCCTATTCTGTGGAAAGGTTTCACAGTATGATCAGGTATAATATCCATTAAAATTACGTGGAAAGCGCCATCACGTTGAATCTAATACCAGTccattctgcattggttagacctcatttggaatagctGTAGTTCAAGGATATTGAccagttggaacatgttcagagaagggcaaccagGATGGTTGAGGGTTTGTGATTCATGCCTTATGATGAGAGGCTTAGAGTGTTGCTTAGAGACGAGAAGGGAAATGGATGAGGTGGGAGCTACATAAAAGATAGACCTGCTGAAGAAGGGGCCAACTTGCTTACTGCAGGTTTGGAGACAAGGACTCAGAGCAGTGGGTTCAaaggacaggaaaggaggttccacttaaatattagagagCATTTTCTGACGGGGAGGACTGTTTGTAGATGCAAtatgctgaagaagaagatgatgatgatgatttggttcttatatgtcactttacctgaaggagtctcaaagcggcttctatttgccttccctttcctctccccacaacagacaccctgtgaggtgggtgaggctgagagagccgtgatatcactgctcggtcagaacagctttatcagcactgtggggagcccaggatcacccagctgaccgcatgtggaggagagcgGGATCAAACCcgattcgccagattagaagtccactgtcctaaccaccgcaccaagctgTCTTGGAGGATAGTGAAGTCTCTTTCgtgggaagtttttaggagaGGACAtcagatgagcacctgtcaggagtgtgtgatttttaagtccccaggaAGGGGGCTAGATTGGATGGCCCTTTGTAATGTCTTCCATCTCTGTGtacatctgatgagatcaggctagactgggccatccaggtcagagcacaaCACCCATTATCCCCCTGAGTCATTAATTCTACTCACGGCAGCCAGTGAGGCTCCTCCAGTCGGATAAGACGGCACCTGCCCTCTGGCAGGCATCTGCGTAGTTCTTGAGTGCTTGGCACAAAGCCTCTCTATGGCCCCCATAGATGTAGAGGTCATAGGCACAGTTGTCAACAAAGATCCCTGGATCGATGACAGAGTGACACTGGCTGAACGGGCCACCCTCTTTTTTGCTGATCCAGCCACAGAAAAGCTCAGCTTTATATTTGATGAGCACTTCCAGGGCCACCTTCTTGCAGTCTCCGTTGCAGTCATCCCAGCACAGCCGGTCATCGTCTTCCACCTTCCAGCTTTGCCCAAACTCTACAGGGCTGGGGGCCAAGGACCCACTTGCAGTTTGGAAGTCATCGGCAGGGTCTCCATTGTAGTTGCCACACAGGCCACACATATTCTCAAAGAAGCTACTGGAGATGGTCACCAGTAAGTAGCTGTTCCAGTCGTAGGAGACCTTTAGTGAGAAGTCGGTCTCAAGGATGAGCAAACTCCCACTTTGATAGAGATACAGTTTCCCATTCTGGAGGGAGATGGGCAGCCGGGAACGCTGGTTGTTCACCTGATATAGTGGGAGGGGAAAGTAGAGGCACGTTAAAAATGTCACAAGGTCATAAAATCATGGTGTGGCCCATAAGGGCTCCAACTCCCTATTTTGTGGCAGTATTATGGCTGCCACCCTGCAAGATctttgggagatctctaggccccatctggaaACTGTTAACCCTATCCTTAAAACTAGACCACTGCAAAATTCAGGGAATTCAAGGTTCAATTTTAATTCTTCAGGCCTGGTATAAAGTTGCAACACAAATGCTCTGTATCATACCATAAGGAGGGAAACGGgaatgaggaggggaggagggaagggagtctctgtgtgtgtgtgtgtttgtgagagagggagggggagtaaccaaggaggaggttgggaaacaaacaggtgagaggggtgggagggaagggaagggtgtgtgtgtgtgtgtgtgtgtgtatgtgtgtttgaaaGGGAGGCAGGGGTGCCCTGACTAATGACTACATaacctctgagagtcagactgtcaggcaGTTATTTTAATCACAAGCTACAAGCAGGGAAATAAATTGATGGAGCATTATGCACCAACTCTTACAAATAGGCCTCCCATTTACGCACACTGCGTGAGGAATTACCCACCCTAGCCCTAATTTCCCTCCCCTGAGGAATTAAGGaatagaaacaacaacaaaaaatgaccTCTGCATGATGGTGCTGTAGGAACTTCCCCTAAGTTTCTATAATAAAGTCCATAGAGACTAGGGGAGATAACTCAGACCATCATCATAAATTTTGCCCACCCCGGACAGCACACCCAAAATCTTCTGGCACTTTCTGAAGCAGTGTTGGGAGCCCTTCTTACAGGACTATCCACTTGTAATGGCCACGCATGGAGAAATCAAGGGTACAAAAGCAATGCTTCTCAGCTCTTCCAATATGAGAAGAATTTGTAATCTCTGTTGACCTTGATCAGTCATTGGCTTATACAGGTATGACATTAGAATGTGACCCTTACCCTCACTAGGCCATGTTCATTTCTGGCCACATTTATATGAAGCCCATAAACCTCGACTGTCAGTGATCCAACGTAGGATACCGATTGGCTGCCCCGGTTCTCATTTTTAACCATGATGTGAAAAGTTGGGAGGCTTGTGTCTGATCCACAGGTCTTGGCCATGGTGTAGGTACAGGTGCCCATGAAGTTGTAGTTCTGCTTGTCAAAAGTCTGGTAATGAGGGTCACCCAGAGCCCAGCAGGTGGCACTGGACTGGGCAACACAAGCTGGGCGGTCATTGATGATCTGGCAGGCTTCCTTCCTCCGACATTGTATGGAACTGCAGGAAGGCTTGGGAGGGAGTTGAGAGGCTGGCAAGGAAAGGCAAAGAGCAGGGTTAGTAATGAACTGAATGGAGCAGAAACTGAGGGGGAAAACTATGGGATGGATGGCCAAATGTGGGATAAACATAATAGACGCTATGGTGGTTGCAGgggctcctcattcctctgtccagtctccagctgcagctccctgtcttgtcagcccagctagatgttcaacaggcagacaGCTCTTACCCACTGGAGGGAATGAAgcagcagacaaaccagggcttagattccaaagttgttgcaggagctcctcattcctctgtcctgcctccagctgcagctccctgccttgtcagcccacctggcttacCTGATCCAATTTCCATCTATGAGCTGGAAAAGAGCTCcagtcttaaaggcaccacaccatgttaacaAGACGGTTGCTGATTGCAGAAGCctatgagtcatcacagagtgaagaTGGAGAGTCTGCTGAGAGCCTATATTAACTtagggctgggaggcctgggttgtgggtACCATTTTGCACCAACTTGTGACTTACTCCTTCTGctaatgcccttggactgcctgaatgaacccttgacttaCTTAACTGAGTCAAGACATAAATTGCATTCTGTCTATCCCTTggcattctattttttttaaatactggttctctctgccttcctatcAACTCGtctgtgtttccttccagcagagagctaaaACCTGAGGCCAACAGGAATCAAatgaagcagctggcttccttcACTTGCCTGTGGGAGATAGAGGGTAAGAAGAGGCTAAGGATGGGGGGGAAAGGCTATGtctttctttttgttctttctgAAAAAAGTCATGGTTATGTACAATCATAAAACCACAGTGGGTGAGGGAAAATGACCCTACCccccaagtcacagccaacttttggtgactctgtagggatttcaaagcaagagatattaCCTGCTTccgcagagcaaccctggacttccttggcagtctctcatccaagtactaaccagggctgaccctgcttagcttctgagatttgatgagatcaagctattctaggctatccaggtcatgtcATGCTGCTTCTCTCTATTCATGGCAACCCTCCAAAAAATCAACTTCCAATAGATACTCAGCCCTTGATGTGTCTCCAGAAAAAGAGACTTCAAAAGCTGAGGGTCAGCCAGTAGGAAAGTCTTTTGTGTAATCCCGACTCGGCACAAAGCTTGGAAACTACAAAAGGGCTGTCTGCATCAATCTGCAAGGTCATGGAGGGATAACCAGAGAGGTGGTctagtgcagaggtagtcaacctgtggtcctccagatgttcatggactataattcccatgagcccctgccagcaaatgctggtaggggctcatggcaattgactacccctgggcccaGGTCCTGCCAGTGTCCAAAGTCATCCTTTTCATGTTGCTTTGAGCCCAAGAAAGACGACCAAACCGCTGGAATATATGGCAACTATTACAAACTCATCTGAAGTACATGGAAGGGAGGGCAGAATCTAAAGTTTGACCTAGAGTGGGACACCGTTGATGTAGTTGATTGTTATATTTTGGATCCACTTTTATCCTGCTCCCAAAACAGCTAATAGGAATCAAATTCTCCACTCTAGTTTTAATCCTCAGAACTTCCCTGTGACataggttatgctgagagagagagagtaattgATCCACATTCCCAGGACAGAGTGAGGATCAGAACATAGGTCTCCCAGATCATTGTCCAACCCTCCACGTTTTAACCGCGGTTATACCAATTGCAACAGATTCAGCTCCATGGTCCCCAATCATTACTCACCGCCTTGGCAGAGGGCAACTGCCCCATAGCCATTCCTGTCGGCTATGCCAAAACTCAGCAGGCCAAAGGGGGTGTCAGGATGGCCCATGGTATATTGGCTTGCTTGATTCCCTAGGCTGTATTCGCCCCACACATATTCCGATCCCAGGATTTGTTTCCAAGAAATGGCACCCAACGGGCGCCCACCCATGGTGATCCCAGCAGCAGCCATCTTCTTGGCAATGATGAGGCCATAATTCTCAAAGCCCTCCTGGCTCCTGATGGAGTAGGAGGTGCAATAACTGGATACATCTGGAATACTGAGGAAGAATGGGTCAAAAGCTATCCCGTTATGGGAACCACCGgtacagaagaagaaaacttgTATGCCAGAACTGGATGTGAGATAGAAGGGACCGGTCCGGATGACTTCCAGCTGAAAAACTGACCCAGGCTGGAGGAGCTGGTTCTTGTGGGCTCCTCCAGAGAAGTAGGTAATGAGGGTGGCCTGGGAAGCAACAATATAGGCAATGTCATACTTCGTCTGGAAGGAGAGTGGGGGGATGAAGAAGGCCCGACCCCAGCTCGTCACAGGCAGTAGCTGTTCCACCACATGGTTGCATTTGGTGTTCTTGCGCGCACAGCTGTGGCCGCTCAGCACCGCCACTGGTTGTGGCGACCTGATGCGTGTTCCAGAGAGATCTTGGCGGCTTTGGAACTGGACGGCTTCATAGGGTAAAAGGGAGACACGCAGTTGTGCCCCTGCTTTGTAGACGCGCTCCTGGAATCTCACACTTCCCTTGAGAGTGATGTCCACTTCAACAGGATCACGCCATGCGATGATGGAGAATTCCTTATACAGTTTGTCTCCACTTCCAACAGGGGTGAGGACGTAGTATTCTGTGCCAAGACTGCTTACAGGATAGACCACATTGGTGTCAGCAGAGTTCTCCTTGGAGCTGAGGGCCAACACCGAAACATCTTGATCAGCTCGCACCAAGATGGTGTTGCAGGATTTAGCTGTGCCGGACATCTCGACGTAAGCTGGGATCTTGACGACTTGCGTCTGACCCTGAGTGAGGACAAAGTTGTTCTGGAATTGGGATTTGTAGAGTGAGACAGTGACTCTGGTGAGGGATGCATAGCCAGAGATGAAGAGCTGGAACTCAGCCCCAGGTACGCTCATCAAGTAGTTTTGCATGAAGGCTGTGATGAACTCCCGGCCTACAGGGACTACAGCGTGGAGGCCTAGAAGGAATGGGAGAAAGGAAAAATTAATACTATGGGAGAGGTGTTTGCCAGCAAAGTACAATTGAATTAATGgcaaccctgtagagttttcaaagtGAAAGATTCAAAGGCATTTTGCTGT
Above is a window of Paroedura picta isolate Pp20150507F chromosome 5, Ppicta_v3.0, whole genome shotgun sequence DNA encoding:
- the LOC143838864 gene encoding IgGFc-binding protein-like is translated as MGARMLLLISIGMAFLGGLHAVVPVGREFITAFMQNYLMSVPGAEFQLFISGYASLTRVTVSLYKSQFQNNFVLTQGQTQVVKIPAYVEMSGTAKSCNTILVRADQDVSVLALSSKENSADTNVVYPVSSLGTEYYVLTPVGSGDKLYKEFSIIAWRDPVEVDITLKGSVRFQERVYKAGAQLRVSLLPYEAVQFQSRQDLSGTRIRSPQPVAVLSGHSCARKNTKCNHVVEQLLPVTSWGRAFFIPPLSFQTKYDIAYIVASQATLITYFSGGAHKNQLLQPGSVFQLEVIRTGPFYLTSSSGIQVFFFCTGGSHNGIAFDPFFLSIPDVSSYCTSYSIRSQEGFENYGLIIAKKMAAAGITMA